Proteins from a single region of Desulfobacter postgatei 2ac9:
- a CDS encoding PTS sugar transporter subunit IIA: MKISDILKLDAIIADLKAKNKPEAIKELSQAVSPVAGAEVEDITAVLLEREHLGSTGIGGGIAIPHGKLETVKSIAVGFGRSIKGIEFESLDNRPVHLFFLLLTPEHSTGGHLKVLAQISKLLKMDQFKERLLAAGSTEQIHQIILENDEEF; the protein is encoded by the coding sequence ATGAAAATCAGTGACATTCTAAAGCTGGACGCTATTATCGCAGACCTGAAAGCCAAAAACAAACCAGAGGCCATAAAAGAACTGTCCCAGGCTGTTTCTCCGGTGGCCGGGGCCGAAGTCGAAGATATCACAGCGGTCCTGCTGGAACGGGAACATTTAGGCTCCACAGGCATCGGCGGCGGCATTGCCATTCCCCACGGCAAGTTGGAGACGGTGAAATCCATTGCTGTTGGATTTGGGCGCAGCATTAAAGGTATTGAGTTTGAGTCTCTGGATAACCGGCCCGTCCATCTTTTCTTTCTGCTTCTGACACCTGAACACTCCACAGGCGGTCATCTGAAAGTTCTTGCCCAGATTTCAAAGCTGCTGAAAATGGATCAGTTTAAAGAACGACTGTTGGCAGCAGGTTCAACAGAGCAGATCCATCAGATCATTCTGGAAAATGACGAAGAATTTTGA